A window of Acinetobacter sp. TR3 contains these coding sequences:
- a CDS encoding Lnb N-terminal periplasmic domain-containing protein, producing the protein MHNIGSREFLLALGIGLLHSFFALFVILSSIWLCLAFWIQHPFGTIFSRIIIIFWALFALSLLGVYVSGHIFSRRTDILIYCVAFACSLVWYFSLEARQDRDWNPEVAEQLTYQKQGNLVQLHNVRNFNWHKDGTYDIRWENRTIDLDKITGVNVITSYWMGPQIAHTLVSFDFSDQKPLVFSIEIRKEKGEEFSAIGGFFRKYELNLVASDEKDLIYTRSNIRHEQVYLFPIRMPQTERKALFIEYLHKADELRAEAKWYNTLTSNCTTLVFDMIQAINPQTLPKDYRLLASGYLPNYLFDLKALNQNYSMKEWYQLAWINTRAEKYEQQPDQSSEYFSKIIRHGLPKAN; encoded by the coding sequence ATGCATAATATTGGATCACGTGAGTTTTTACTGGCGTTAGGCATTGGGCTATTACATAGTTTTTTTGCCTTATTTGTGATCCTCTCCAGTATCTGGTTATGTCTGGCATTCTGGATTCAACATCCTTTTGGAACAATCTTTAGCCGAATCATTATCATTTTTTGGGCACTGTTTGCACTCAGCCTACTTGGTGTTTATGTCAGTGGGCATATTTTTAGTCGCCGCACTGATATTTTAATTTACTGTGTTGCCTTTGCCTGTTCACTGGTCTGGTATTTTTCATTAGAGGCTCGCCAAGATCGTGACTGGAACCCTGAAGTCGCTGAGCAGCTTACTTACCAAAAGCAAGGCAATCTAGTACAGCTACATAATGTGCGTAATTTTAATTGGCATAAAGACGGCACTTATGACATTCGCTGGGAAAATCGTACAATTGACCTAGATAAAATTACAGGCGTCAATGTCATCACATCCTACTGGATGGGACCTCAAATCGCGCATACGTTGGTGAGTTTCGATTTCTCAGATCAAAAACCTTTGGTTTTTTCTATCGAGATTCGCAAAGAAAAAGGAGAAGAATTTTCCGCGATTGGTGGCTTTTTCCGTAAATATGAACTCAATTTAGTGGCTTCTGATGAAAAAGATCTGATTTATACGCGAAGTAATATTCGTCATGAACAAGTTTATTTATTTCCAATAAGAATGCCTCAAACCGAACGTAAAGCGTTATTTATCGAATATCTACATAAAGCAGATGAATTACGTGCTGAAGCAAAATGGTACAACACGCTTACAAGTAATTGTACAACGCTCGTTTTTGACATGATCCAAGCGATCAACCCACAAACTTTACCTAAAGATTATCGTTTACTGGCTTCAGGCTATTTACCCAACTATCTTTTTGATCTAAAAGCACTTAATCAAAATTATAGTATGAAAGAATGGTATCAATTGGCATGGATTAATACACGTGCTGAAAAATATGAACAACAACCAGATCAATCCAGTGAATATTTTTCGAAAATCATTCGACATGGATTACCAAAAGCAAATTAG
- a CDS encoding TetR/AcrR family transcriptional regulator translates to MSHAKPNKTKDRILQISLQLFNERGERSVTTNHIAAELGISPGNLYYHFRNKQEIIKELAQQYQAETLEMLALPTDRPLNANDKISYFQVLSNQLWAYRFIHRDVYHLVENNEDFRKIYPRFAGQVMQQGQKIYRAFVDAGLMKMTDSEIEALIINLWIVLTNWTNFLYMSGHISDNNHLEEKWVWQALRQMVFLEGPYLMGESRQTYEQLLKSLGPSDLFASLSNLKNDSDE, encoded by the coding sequence ATGTCGCACGCTAAACCGAATAAAACAAAAGATAGAATTCTGCAAATCAGTTTGCAGTTGTTTAATGAGCGTGGAGAACGTTCGGTCACAACCAATCATATTGCTGCTGAACTCGGAATTAGCCCAGGCAATCTGTACTATCACTTCCGTAATAAACAGGAAATTATTAAAGAATTAGCACAGCAGTATCAGGCTGAAACCTTGGAAATGCTGGCATTACCAACAGATCGACCTTTAAATGCCAATGATAAAATTAGCTATTTTCAAGTGTTAAGCAATCAATTGTGGGCTTATCGGTTTATTCATCGTGATGTTTATCACCTTGTTGAAAATAATGAAGACTTCAGAAAAATATATCCGCGTTTTGCGGGGCAGGTGATGCAGCAAGGGCAAAAAATTTATCGTGCCTTTGTGGATGCCGGTTTGATGAAGATGACCGATTCGGAAATTGAAGCGTTGATTATCAACTTGTGGATTGTACTCACCAACTGGACTAACTTTTTGTATATGTCAGGGCATATCAGTGATAACAACCATTTGGAAGAAAAATGGGTATGGCAAGCTTTACGACAAATGGTGTTCTTGGAAGGCCCGTATTTAATGGGTGAAAGTCGTCAAACGTATGAACAATTATTAAAGTCTTTAGGCCCATCTGACTTATTTGCGAGTTTATCTAATCTGAAAAATGATAGTGATGAATAA
- a CDS encoding HvfC family RiPP maturation protein has product MVLKESTFQTTQQQFCNWIRVPNAEHTKICDLERMQIYRDLLFNNMCSFINLVYPIARSILPADQWQLLLEEFFQKAKCQSPFYNDISLQFRDYLTENQHPVLSQNPWLEELLQFEWLELYLDTLEIEDINIVEKTSWQLTHKVWVLVYQYPVYDWTVDTTLTDIEVMPSAIMVWRDHQDKVRLERLSPLFAMLIEQMNLKIYSEFELHDLIKLIAPTFSEQEITIQLHQLAATLTNLGLLNHSQNSNRK; this is encoded by the coding sequence ATGGTGCTCAAAGAAAGCACTTTCCAAACCACTCAGCAGCAATTCTGTAATTGGATTCGTGTACCAAATGCTGAACACACTAAAATATGTGATCTTGAGCGAATGCAGATTTATCGAGATTTATTGTTCAACAATATGTGTTCATTTATAAATTTAGTTTATCCCATAGCTCGTTCTATTCTACCTGCGGATCAATGGCAGCTCTTATTGGAAGAATTTTTTCAAAAAGCTAAATGCCAGTCACCTTTCTATAATGATATTTCGTTGCAATTTAGAGATTATTTGACTGAAAACCAACATCCAGTTTTAAGCCAAAATCCTTGGCTAGAAGAGTTGTTGCAGTTTGAGTGGTTGGAGTTGTATTTAGATACGCTTGAAATTGAAGACATTAACATTGTTGAAAAGACAAGTTGGCAACTCACACACAAAGTGTGGGTATTGGTCTATCAATATCCTGTTTATGATTGGACGGTTGATACAACGTTGACTGATATTGAAGTAATGCCAAGTGCAATTATGGTCTGGCGAGACCATCAGGATAAGGTTCGCTTGGAAAGATTGTCCCCCTTATTTGCGATGTTGATTGAGCAAATGAACCTAAAGATATACTCAGAGTTTGAGCTTCATGACTTAATTAAATTAATTGCACCAACTTTTTCTGAGCAAGAGATTACAATACAACTGCATCAGTTGGCAGCAACACTCACGAATTTAGGTTTGTTAAATCATTCTCAGAACAGTAATAGGAAGTGA
- a CDS encoding zf-HC2 domain-containing protein → MLTCRQATQLISEKQDRPLQFIEQSNLQLHLFACRSCRRYGKQIKTLRQLSKAFSKYEG, encoded by the coding sequence ATGCTAACTTGCCGACAAGCAACACAGTTAATATCCGAGAAACAGGATAGACCACTTCAGTTTATAGAGCAGAGCAATCTACAATTACATTTATTTGCTTGTCGTTCTTGTCGCCGTTATGGCAAACAAATCAAAACACTTCGCCAGCTTTCAAAAGCGTTTAGCAAATACGAGGGTTAA
- the msrA gene encoding peptide-methionine (S)-S-oxide reductase MsrA encodes MQQALFGGGCFWCVEAVFLQLKGVEKVVSGYAGGIVHNPSYDQVCQGNTQHAEVVLIDFDEQQINYTQLLNVFFTTHDPTTLNRQGNDIGTQYRSVVYYFNDEQKQQAEKIIQDLENDGLNIVTELSPAPTFYPAEEYHQNFYARNPSQGYCNFSIPPKLSKLRSKYLELLKTE; translated from the coding sequence ATGCAACAAGCATTATTCGGTGGTGGTTGCTTTTGGTGTGTAGAAGCTGTTTTTCTACAACTAAAAGGCGTCGAAAAAGTTGTGAGTGGTTATGCTGGTGGTATCGTTCACAATCCAAGTTATGATCAAGTTTGCCAAGGTAATACTCAACATGCAGAAGTTGTATTGATTGACTTTGATGAACAGCAAATCAATTATACTCAACTTCTAAATGTTTTCTTTACCACCCACGATCCAACTACGTTAAACCGCCAAGGTAATGATATTGGCACTCAATACCGTTCTGTTGTCTATTATTTTAATGATGAACAAAAGCAGCAAGCGGAGAAAATTATTCAAGATTTAGAAAATGATGGTCTCAATATCGTAACTGAACTTAGCCCAGCACCAACATTTTACCCTGCTGAAGAATACCATCAAAATTTTTATGCCCGTAATCCATCACAAGGTTACTGCAATTTTAGCATTCCCCCAAAACTGTCAAAATTACGTTCAAAATATCTCGAACTACTCAAAACAGAGTAA
- a CDS encoding MotA/TolQ/ExbB proton channel family protein translates to MNFSVYWQHADAVSKTLYFILLAMSIATWTIFILRLLGTRQLKQQAYTQLVQALAKLKSKLQPLSFEQRKAVAEQALLRQISAEKSQAEKGVSVLGTIASLAPFVGLFGTVWGIFHALVAVGTSGQAGLAQVATPVGEALIMTGLGLSVAIPAVLAYNICVRFNRGLAHDLQDQAHSLLIDTMLQQETPVKTETKATQQSLVGGQA, encoded by the coding sequence ATGAACTTTTCAGTTTATTGGCAACATGCAGATGCAGTAAGTAAAACACTGTATTTCATCCTTTTAGCAATGTCGATTGCAACGTGGACTATTTTCATTCTGCGCCTATTAGGAACACGCCAATTAAAACAACAAGCTTATACTCAACTTGTTCAAGCTTTGGCTAAGCTTAAATCTAAGTTACAGCCTTTATCATTTGAACAACGTAAAGCAGTTGCTGAACAAGCATTGCTTCGCCAAATTTCGGCAGAAAAATCTCAAGCAGAAAAAGGTGTATCTGTTCTTGGAACGATTGCTTCACTTGCGCCATTTGTGGGTTTATTTGGTACAGTTTGGGGTATTTTCCATGCATTGGTTGCGGTAGGTACAAGTGGTCAGGCGGGTTTAGCTCAAGTTGCAACTCCTGTTGGTGAAGCATTGATCATGACTGGCTTGGGTTTATCTGTGGCGATTCCTGCGGTATTGGCTTACAACATTTGTGTACGTTTTAATCGTGGTTTAGCGCATGATTTACAAGATCAAGCGCATAGCTTGTTAATTGATACGATGTTGCAGCAAGAAACACCTGTAAAGACAGAAACTAAAGCGACTCAACAAAGTTTAGTTGGAGGTCAAGCTTAA
- a CDS encoding energy transducer TonB: MSQSPAIFNMPHPMKKKIIAALVAVVIGHVGVLWAVSHMKTIELRPIEKEPLKVKFVKIKEPPKPEPPKPKEKPKPEPKKEVKEVKVVEKPLPPPKKIEKVQQVKEAPKPVLQKTEQKIEPKVETKVVTTVTEKVVEKPQPVQEVAKPQPAADPSPKRVSIGGSGVQWSRSPKLSVTAKDLDNQTRSVMVLIEADEKGKITNARVTRSSGIPNLDEKVLRAVRSAKFKPYMENGVAYPIRAEQPFDLSP, translated from the coding sequence ATGAGTCAATCTCCTGCGATATTCAACATGCCACACCCGATGAAAAAGAAAATCATCGCTGCCTTAGTTGCAGTTGTGATTGGACATGTAGGAGTTCTGTGGGCGGTGAGCCACATGAAAACGATTGAGTTAAGACCAATCGAGAAAGAACCGCTTAAGGTGAAGTTCGTTAAGATTAAAGAACCACCAAAACCTGAACCACCGAAACCTAAAGAAAAGCCAAAACCTGAACCTAAAAAAGAGGTGAAGGAAGTTAAAGTTGTTGAAAAACCTTTACCTCCACCGAAAAAGATTGAAAAGGTTCAACAGGTCAAAGAGGCACCAAAACCTGTTCTTCAAAAAACTGAACAAAAGATTGAACCTAAAGTTGAAACCAAGGTCGTGACCACTGTGACTGAAAAAGTGGTTGAAAAACCACAACCCGTTCAGGAAGTTGCGAAACCACAACCTGCTGCTGATCCATCACCAAAACGTGTATCGATTGGTGGTTCAGGGGTTCAATGGAGTCGTTCACCGAAATTATCTGTTACAGCAAAAGATTTAGATAACCAAACACGCTCAGTGATGGTACTGATTGAAGCTGATGAGAAAGGTAAAATTACCAATGCACGTGTTACACGTAGTAGTGGTATACCGAATCTCGATGAAAAAGTTTTACGTGCTGTAAGAAGTGCGAAATTTAAACCGTATATGGAAAATGGTGTTGCTTACCCGATTCGAGCAGAGCAGCCGTTTGATCTTAGTCCTTAA
- the rpmG gene encoding 50S ribosomal protein L33 codes for MRDKIRLVSTAGTGYFYTTTKNKRTMPEKMEIKKFDPKIRQHVIFKEAKIK; via the coding sequence ATGCGTGATAAAATCCGCCTCGTTTCTACAGCTGGTACAGGTTATTTCTATACCACTACTAAGAACAAACGTACTATGCCGGAAAAAATGGAAATCAAAAAATTTGATCCAAAAATCCGTCAACACGTAATCTTCAAAGAAGCTAAAATTAAATAA
- a CDS encoding RNA polymerase factor sigma-70, which produces MSEAELNNNQEILHQLENPEFLMDLRQQMLKFTVLQLSSFQQAEDVVQEALVSALQHLDSFSGRAAFKTWVFAILKNKIIDLIRQKSRLVTMTELFDEQDNELSIDELFDASGHWHKYQAPKAWQSPEEMMEQQDFWIVFDACLNHLPAKYAQVFMLREVNELSSDEICERLEITVSNFNVLMYRSRTRLRECLENKWLLKEDCSC; this is translated from the coding sequence ATGTCTGAGGCTGAATTGAATAATAATCAAGAGATATTGCATCAGCTTGAAAATCCTGAATTTCTAATGGATTTAAGACAACAGATGCTGAAGTTTACTGTTTTACAACTGTCCTCATTTCAGCAAGCTGAAGATGTGGTTCAAGAAGCATTAGTGAGTGCTTTGCAACATTTAGACTCTTTTTCAGGAAGAGCGGCGTTTAAAACGTGGGTTTTTGCGATTTTAAAAAATAAGATCATTGATCTGATCCGACAAAAGTCTCGATTGGTGACGATGACTGAATTATTTGATGAACAAGATAATGAGTTGAGTATCGACGAGTTATTTGATGCTTCGGGCCACTGGCATAAATATCAAGCACCTAAAGCGTGGCAAAGCCCTGAAGAAATGATGGAACAGCAAGATTTTTGGATTGTTTTTGATGCTTGTTTGAATCATTTGCCTGCTAAATATGCGCAGGTGTTTATGTTACGAGAAGTAAATGAACTCAGTTCAGATGAAATTTGCGAAAGGCTAGAGATTACTGTCTCAAATTTTAATGTCTTGATGTATAGAAGCCGAACTAGATTGCGTGAATGTCTAGAAAATAAATGGTTACTTAAGGAGGATTGCTCATGCTAA
- a CDS encoding cation:proton antiporter, with protein MPHDVDLIILLAVGFGIALIFGYIAARLRLPPLIGYLVAGIIISPNTPGIVADIHLANQLAELGVMFLMFGVGMHFSLNDLLQVRRIALPGAILQIAVATLLGIGVSMFWGWSFGSALIFGLSLSCASTVVLLKALGDRGLLDSVNGKIAVGWLLVEDLVMVLVLVLLPATAVLLGGHPLAGADPSQNIWITIGLTLLKVTGFIAFMLIIGKRLIPMIMQRVARLGSRELFTLTVVASAVSVAYGSYAVFGVSMALGAFFAGMVVKESDFSHRAEEETLSLREIFAILFFVSVGMLFDPKILIEQPLHILAVVAIIMIGKTLAAMALVLFFRYPINTALTVGASLAQIGEFSFILATLGLSLGLLTLDAQNLILAGALFSITLNSFVFSAIEPAQRWIRERSHLARLLERSGDPLAMLPDEVDQAYLHDQVVIIGYGGVGRRISENLMQQNIKVVIAEENREIVEKLRAQGMAAVSGEATEPYVLIQAHIQHARLLVISPMDILDIHRIVDIAKQLNPEIQVLICAESKEEAAVIRDENIGEVFYAKEEMAKNMSHHILNQIELAHQSTLH; from the coding sequence ATGCCTCATGATGTTGATTTAATTATATTACTTGCCGTCGGTTTCGGTATAGCACTTATTTTTGGCTATATAGCCGCACGTTTACGTCTACCACCATTAATTGGTTATTTGGTAGCAGGTATTATTATAAGCCCTAACACCCCAGGTATCGTGGCAGATATACATCTCGCCAATCAACTTGCCGAACTCGGGGTAATGTTCTTAATGTTTGGCGTAGGGATGCATTTTTCCCTCAATGATCTATTACAAGTCCGCCGTATTGCGTTACCAGGTGCAATTCTACAAATCGCCGTCGCAACTTTACTTGGTATCGGTGTGTCTATGTTTTGGGGCTGGAGTTTTGGTTCAGCACTCATTTTTGGTTTAAGTCTTTCTTGTGCCAGTACTGTTGTTTTACTTAAAGCCTTAGGTGATCGCGGTCTACTCGACTCTGTCAATGGTAAAATTGCTGTGGGTTGGCTGTTAGTTGAAGACCTCGTTATGGTCTTGGTCTTGGTACTGTTACCTGCAACAGCTGTTTTACTTGGCGGACATCCATTAGCGGGGGCTGACCCATCTCAAAATATTTGGATCACTATTGGACTGACATTACTGAAAGTAACAGGCTTTATTGCCTTTATGCTGATTATTGGTAAACGTCTCATACCGATGATTATGCAACGTGTTGCTCGTTTAGGTTCACGCGAGTTATTCACGCTCACAGTCGTTGCGTCAGCTGTTTCAGTTGCTTATGGTTCTTATGCTGTTTTCGGCGTTTCTATGGCATTAGGTGCATTCTTTGCAGGCATGGTGGTGAAGGAATCTGATTTTAGTCATAGAGCAGAAGAAGAGACGCTTTCATTACGTGAAATCTTTGCGATCTTATTTTTTGTTTCAGTGGGAATGTTATTCGATCCAAAAATCTTGATTGAACAGCCCTTACATATTTTAGCTGTCGTTGCCATTATCATGATTGGTAAGACTTTAGCAGCGATGGCTTTAGTTTTATTCTTCCGCTACCCAATTAATACAGCTCTCACTGTAGGCGCTAGTTTGGCACAAATTGGTGAGTTTTCATTCATTTTAGCAACATTAGGCTTGTCACTCGGTCTACTCACCCTAGATGCACAAAACTTGATTCTTGCTGGCGCATTATTTTCAATAACTTTAAATTCATTTGTATTTTCAGCGATTGAACCCGCTCAACGCTGGATACGAGAACGCTCACATTTAGCTCGCTTATTAGAACGCAGTGGCGACCCGCTTGCCATGCTTCCAGATGAAGTTGATCAAGCTTATTTACATGATCAGGTGGTGATCATTGGCTATGGTGGTGTAGGACGCCGCATTAGTGAAAACCTGATGCAACAGAATATCAAGGTCGTGATTGCTGAAGAAAATCGTGAGATTGTTGAAAAACTGCGTGCCCAAGGAATGGCTGCTGTAAGCGGTGAAGCGACTGAACCTTATGTACTCATACAAGCCCATATTCAACATGCTCGTTTATTGGTTATTTCCCCTATGGATATTTTAGATATTCATCGTATTGTCGATATTGCAAAGCAATTGAATCCTGAGATTCAGGTCTTGATCTGTGCTGAAAGCAAGGAAGAGGCTGCTGTTATTCGCGATGAAAATATTGGTGAAGTTTTCTATGCGAAAGAAGAAATGGCGAAGAATATGAGCCATCATATCTTGAACCAAATTGAGCTTGCTCATCAAAGTACGTTACATTAA
- the rpmB gene encoding 50S ribosomal protein L28, whose amino-acid sequence MSKVCQVTGKRPIVGNNVSHANNKTKRRFEPNLHHHRFWLESEKRFVRLRLTTKGMRIIDKLGIEKVVADLRAQGQKI is encoded by the coding sequence ATGTCTAAGGTTTGCCAAGTTACCGGCAAGCGTCCTATCGTTGGTAACAACGTATCGCACGCAAACAACAAAACCAAACGCCGGTTCGAGCCGAACCTGCACCACCACCGTTTTTGGTTAGAAAGCGAAAAGCGTTTTGTACGTCTTCGTTTAACCACTAAAGGTATGCGTATTATTGATAAATTGGGTATTGAGAAAGTTGTTGCTGATCTCCGTGCTCAAGGTCAAAAGATCTAA
- the purU gene encoding formyltetrahydrofolate deformylase codes for MNTTTAHTARLLITCEDKPGIVQAVSSFLYHQGANITALDQYATEAQGGRYFMRVEFELDHLHSRKEALMQTFAANVAERYEMQWKLTFVGELKKVGILVSKVDHALLELLWRHARGSLPCEITQVISNHPDLRESVENFGIPFHVVPVNKDNKVEAYAQINDMMQGNDLLILARYMQILSEDFVAKWEMKIINIHHSFLPAFVGANPYKQAYEKGVKLIGATAHYVTADLDQGPIIEQDVERVSHDYNVEQLRELGEDVERNVLARAVKWHLEDRIIVDGNKTVVF; via the coding sequence ATGAACACGACGACCGCCCACACTGCACGATTATTGATTACTTGCGAAGACAAGCCAGGAATCGTGCAAGCCGTATCGAGCTTTTTGTATCATCAGGGAGCAAATATTACCGCACTTGATCAGTATGCTACAGAAGCTCAAGGCGGACGTTATTTCATGCGTGTTGAGTTTGAACTTGATCATTTACATTCTCGTAAAGAAGCATTGATGCAAACCTTTGCTGCCAACGTTGCTGAACGTTATGAAATGCAATGGAAATTGACTTTTGTGGGTGAACTAAAGAAAGTGGGTATTCTCGTTTCTAAAGTGGACCATGCTTTATTGGAATTATTATGGCGCCATGCACGTGGCTCATTGCCATGTGAAATTACCCAAGTCATCTCAAACCATCCAGATTTGCGTGAATCAGTTGAAAATTTTGGTATTCCATTCCATGTAGTACCAGTCAATAAAGACAATAAAGTCGAAGCTTATGCACAAATTAATGACATGATGCAGGGCAATGATCTATTGATCTTGGCGCGTTATATGCAGATTTTGAGTGAAGACTTTGTTGCCAAGTGGGAAATGAAGATTATCAATATTCATCATTCATTCTTACCTGCTTTCGTTGGTGCAAATCCATATAAGCAAGCGTATGAGAAAGGGGTGAAATTGATTGGTGCAACAGCACATTATGTGACTGCTGATCTTGATCAAGGCCCAATTATTGAGCAAGATGTTGAACGTGTTAGCCACGATTACAATGTAGAGCAATTACGTGAGCTAGGTGAAGATGTTGAACGTAACGTATTGGCTCGCGCTGTAAAATGGCATTTGGAAGATCGTATTATTGTGGATGGTAATAAAACGGTTGTTTTCTAA
- a CDS encoding coniferyl aldehyde dehydrogenase: MNSQTKTTAMTPHVDVKRLHDLLEQQKAAYQRHPVPSAKERIERLARLKNILVKYQDQFANAISQDYGNRAIMETKIGEVLTCLEHIKYYSKNLTEWMKPSKRHISMLHQPAKGWVQYQPLGVIGVIAPWNYPLLLSVGPLICALAAGNHAMIKISSASSQFGAVLENALAEVFPQELVTVVNGGGAISDAFSHLAFDKLIFTGSTSVGKTVMAAASQNLVPVILELGGKSPALVHSAMNIRDVAQRIAVGKLWNAGQTCVAPDYMFIPKGKTAEFTKHYNDFVNTMYPTLRDNKDYTSIVNDKQYNRLQGYLEDARDQGATIVELNTKKESLTEVRKIAPTLLTGVTTEMEIMKNEIFGPILPILEYEHIEDAIQFINSRPRPLAFYYFDIDMARADYVAGRTHSGHFGINQTLTHVAQDDLPFGGIGASGMGKYHGKEGFFSFSHERSMMSNPVSPKLYSLKFILPPYNKPTHKLLLKTLFR; the protein is encoded by the coding sequence ATGAACAGTCAAACAAAAACAACCGCTATGACACCTCATGTTGATGTGAAACGGCTACATGATTTGCTTGAACAGCAAAAAGCAGCTTACCAACGCCATCCTGTGCCAAGCGCCAAAGAACGTATTGAACGCTTAGCTCGACTTAAAAATATCTTGGTAAAATATCAAGATCAATTTGCTAACGCAATTAGTCAAGATTATGGCAATCGTGCCATTATGGAAACCAAAATTGGCGAAGTTCTAACATGTTTAGAACATATCAAATACTATAGCAAGAACTTAACTGAGTGGATGAAGCCCTCTAAGCGCCATATCAGTATGTTACACCAACCTGCAAAAGGCTGGGTACAATATCAACCATTAGGTGTCATCGGAGTCATTGCTCCGTGGAACTATCCATTATTGCTCTCTGTTGGTCCACTGATCTGCGCATTAGCTGCGGGTAATCATGCCATGATCAAGATTTCGAGTGCATCTTCTCAGTTTGGTGCTGTATTGGAAAATGCACTTGCTGAAGTGTTCCCTCAAGAACTGGTTACGGTTGTCAATGGTGGTGGCGCAATTTCAGATGCATTCAGCCACTTAGCATTTGATAAATTAATTTTCACAGGTTCAACGTCTGTCGGCAAAACCGTGATGGCAGCAGCATCACAGAACTTAGTCCCTGTGATTTTAGAGTTAGGGGGTAAATCGCCTGCTCTTGTACATTCGGCAATGAATATTCGTGATGTGGCACAACGTATCGCGGTAGGTAAACTTTGGAATGCAGGGCAAACTTGTGTTGCGCCAGACTATATGTTTATTCCGAAGGGTAAAACAGCGGAATTCACCAAGCATTACAATGACTTTGTCAACACGATGTATCCAACCCTACGTGATAACAAAGACTACACTTCAATTGTGAACGATAAACAATACAATCGCTTACAAGGCTATTTAGAAGATGCACGTGATCAAGGTGCAACGATTGTAGAGTTGAATACCAAGAAAGAATCATTAACTGAAGTTCGTAAAATTGCGCCAACCTTACTTACAGGCGTAACCACTGAAATGGAAATTATGAAGAATGAGATCTTTGGTCCAATTCTTCCTATTTTAGAATATGAACATATTGAAGATGCTATTCAGTTCATTAATAGTCGACCACGTCCACTGGCATTCTACTATTTTGATATTGACATGGCTCGTGCTGATTATGTTGCAGGACGTACCCATTCAGGGCATTTTGGTATTAACCAAACCCTCACTCATGTAGCGCAAGATGATCTCCCATTTGGTGGTATTGGTGCATCGGGTATGGGCAAATATCATGGTAAAGAAGGCTTCTTCAGCTTCTCTCATGAGCGCTCTATGATGTCAAACCCTGTAAGCCCTAAACTCTACAGTTTAAAATTCATTCTACCACCGTACAACAAACCAACACATAAACTGCTTTTGAAAACACTATTCCGCTAA
- a CDS encoding ExbD/TolR family protein — MGFQLGEDHDSGMNEMNLIPLIDIMLVLMIIFLVTATVANPSIPLALPKTTADIVDPPPKAITISINEKGEVAWDAQIISLDELQTRFQEAGKAETKPTVQLRADKESKYDTVAQVMSRASEAGLSDIAFVSEN; from the coding sequence ATGGGCTTTCAATTGGGTGAAGACCACGACAGTGGCATGAATGAGATGAATCTCATTCCTCTGATCGACATTATGTTGGTATTGATGATTATCTTTTTAGTCACAGCAACGGTTGCTAACCCATCAATTCCATTAGCTTTACCAAAAACGACCGCTGACATTGTAGATCCACCACCAAAAGCAATCACCATCAGTATTAATGAAAAAGGTGAAGTGGCATGGGATGCTCAAATTATTAGTTTGGATGAGTTACAGACGCGTTTCCAAGAAGCAGGAAAAGCAGAAACAAAACCGACAGTACAGTTACGTGCTGATAAAGAATCAAAATACGACACAGTAGCGCAAGTCATGTCACGGGCGAGTGAAGCAGGGCTGAGTGATATTGCATTTGTGAGTGAAAACTAA